GGCCTGGGCGGCGAGCTCCGGCGTCATGGGCCCGATCGGGTCGTAGGTGCCGGCGGCGATGCGCGGCAGCTCGATCAGCACGCGGAAGAGGGCGAAGAAGATCGGCGACTGGAGCAGGATCGGCAGGCAGGACGCGAACGGGTTCGTGCCGTGCTTGCGGTAGAGCTCCATGGTCTCGCGGCTCATCGCCTCACGGGACGCGGGGTCGGTCTTCCCCTTGTACTTCTTCTGGATGGCCTGCATCTCGGGCGCGAGCAGCTGCATGCCGCGTGACGCCTTGATCTGCTTGAAGAACAGCGGGATCAGCAGGATCCGGATCACGATCACGAGACCGACGATCGACAGTCCCCAGGCAGCGCCGCTCTCGGGGTTCAGCCCGAGGGTCGTGAACAGGGCGTGGAACTGGACCATGATCCAGGCCACGACGGTCATGATCGGACTGAGCAGTCCGTCGAACCACGACATCCGGGGGCTCCTCGGAGGGGATCAGTGCGTGGACGGAGCCACGTCAGGGTGACGGTGAAGACGGTGGTGGTGGTGCGGGGGCCGCGCCGGTGGAACGTCGTCGACGCCGCCGGGGTTCCAGGGGTGGCACCGCAGCAGGCGCCGGACGGCGAGCCACGAGCCGCGCAGCAGCCCGTGACGGGTCACCGCGATGACGGCGTACTGCGAGCAGGACGGGTAGAAGCGGCAGGTGGGCGGCGTCATCGGCGAGATGAAGCGCTGGTACCCCCGCAGGAGGAGCAGCACGAGCTGAGCCGGGAGGCGCACGGCACCGCGGACCACTGA
The sequence above is a segment of the Cellulomonas fimi genome. Coding sequences within it:
- the yidD gene encoding membrane protein insertion efficiency factor YidD, whose translation is MTWRSVVRGAVRLPAQLVLLLLRGYQRFISPMTPPTCRFYPSCSQYAVIAVTRHGLLRGSWLAVRRLLRCHPWNPGGVDDVPPARPPHHHHRLHRHPDVAPSTH